The Colletotrichum higginsianum IMI 349063 chromosome 2, whole genome shotgun sequence genome has a segment encoding these proteins:
- a CDS encoding RNA-binding protein: MSTRSDHLAIGYPPQSATQNRSTSPTTNNTSPIDSAAGSSIRSPFGLPGGLSHSSKMASASRSGAGSPSHEMPGSSRLFSKRAREIQAQEGVPGLPVNPWGGPPTSGNSTPLRENIPESPTDGFPDFAQLPTPDSMPQARRARAGTVPSRFSPGGAGNGLLSIPAMAPKSSRPTPSHSPFKSSSPGLEPTETASNNSALLSRLRAGSMPQRSPFAQIPGTSSPFGPSIFSSWNPTGTGRDRGMTLASIASIGSTNGPSSPTQSQISREGGGESDVHMRTLDYLGLAETPQPPRAQLATPYIPSFNEFTKANRFRSYSVNNKDKYADEEEDDFEENMTLESQYVAHLQDQLAATNAAIHNHNLAVQAFANQATRPRARTAGVLDTPGSRLMRTYMSGNGLGNAVPPAEIRLPDEKEFDDLPQAVAAMNLGRSSSRNAGLLNAEDQGLEGPTSALWLGSIPTSTTTSTLTEMFKSYGPILSARVLTHKNCGFVNFERMESAITAKASMNGKEIFPGAGPIRINFAKPPSASNTPGHDGVFPSPSPDPFSKNQDNSHSTSSGAAADNGSSAAQSANAAPTVPPLSEMTSDILHIVKQFQASDEDTAKISRSLQSSIQFTNFVDEIPPIREPAHTRVHDAPRLRDIRKRIDNQSLSQAEIETTALDMLPEIAELSSDYLGNTVVQKLFEHCSDELRDAMLAEIAPHMAEIGVHKNGTWAAQKIIDVCKTPHQMTLIVENLRPYTIPLFLDQYGNYVLQGCLKFGAPFNDFIFETMLSRMWEVSQGRYGARAMRACLESHHATKEQQRMLAAAIALHSVQLATNANGALLLTWFLDTCTFPQRRTVLSPQLVPCLVHLCTHKVAYLTVLKVINQKAEPEARDTILKALFFTPNDQVLEAILSDHACGATLIFKVLTTPFFDESIRSQVVENVKNVLVRIKAQPGQGYKRLMDEVGLSTRNSGGGGRDHGHGNSNNNSNNSSGSNTEQRQRPASRQASMSNHHQQAAHMNKQQYYNPLNSSANASNYELGFGAQRSEPADASMPPFPPYGVQNSMYNQSNSPMPTPANLQQLQYQQNMLNRATPPVNNFFPPMQAGFGGYSSSPSPSIDQYRGQNLANGSPIQPPASQLPQMPSGQTPYAPPGFGMNMGMTGYGGYGNMGAMQSMAYMQQEQVNGRRGRVSQSPFASQQQQQQQQQYQRNQWHD; encoded by the exons ATGTCAACTAGATCCGATCACTTGGCCATTGGTTACCCGCCCCAATCTGCCACACAGAATCGGTCGACCTcacccaccaccaacaaTACTTCTCCCATCGATTCTGCCGCTGGTTCATCCATCAGATCTCCCTTCGGTCTACCAGGCGGCTTGAGCCACTCCAGCAAGATGGCTAGCGCCTCGCGATCAGGGGCTGGCTCTCCGTCGCACGAGATGCCCGGCTCGAGCAGGTTGTTTTCCAAGAG AGCCCGCGAGATTCAAGCCCAAGAAGGCGTGCCTGGACTGCCGGTAAATCCCTGGGGCGGTCCGCCGACCAGTGGCAACTCCACGCCCCTCCGCGAGAATATCCCCGAGTCACCGACTGATGGCTTTCCTGACTTTGCTCAACTCCCTACACCCGACTCCATGCCCCAGGCGAGGCGCGCTCGTGCTGGAACTGTACCCTCGCGGTTCTCCCCGGGTGGTGCCGGCAATGGCTTGCTCAGCATCCCCGCCATGGCTCCCAAGTCGTCGCGACCTACGCCGTCCCACAGCCCTTTCAAATCGTCGTCTCCTGGCCTCGAGCCGACCGAGACGGCTTCCAACAACTCCGCCTTGCTATCGCGTCTCCGCGCTGGATCGATGCCTCAGAGGAGCCCATTCGCGCAGATCCCGGGCACCAGCTCGCCCTTTGGCCCCTCCATATTCAGTAGCTGGAACCCCACCGGTACCGGCCGCGACCGGGGCATGACGCTTGCGAGCATTGCTAGCATTGGCTCGACCAACGGGCCGAGCTCCCCGACCCAGTCCCAGATTTCCCGAGAAGGCGGTGGGGAGAGCGATGTTCATATGAGAACACTGGACTACCTGGGACTGGCCGAGACGCCGCAACCCCCCCGTGCCCAATTGGCAACGCCGTACATTCCGAGCTTCAACGAGTTTACTAAGGCTAACCGTTTCCGCTCGTACTCGGTCAACAACAAGGACAAGtatgccgacgaggaggaggatgactTTGAGGAAAACATGACTCTCGAGAGCCAGTATGTCGCCCACCTTCAGGATCAACTCGCGGCTACCAATGCCGCCATCCACAACCACAACCTGGCTGTTCAGGCCTTCGCGAACCAGGCCACGCGTCCCCGCGCCAGGACCGCCGGCGTTCTTGATACGCCTGGCTCTCGTCTCATGCGGACTTACATGTCTGGCAATGGTTTGGGCAACGCGGTTCCTCCTGCCGAGATCCGTCTTCCAGACGAAAAGGAGTTCGATGACCTCCCTCAAGCTGTGGCTGCCATGAACCTTGGACGGTCAAGCAGTCGCAACGCGGGTCTACTCAACGCAGAGGATCAAGGTCTCGAGGGCCCTACCAGCGCTCTGTGGCTAGGTAGCATCCCGACTTCCaccacgacgtcgaccttgaccGAGATGTTCAAATCTTACGGTCCTATTTTGTCTGCCCGTGTTCTCACGCACAAGAATTGTGGCTTCGTCAACTTTGAACGAATGGAAAGTGCCATCACTGCCAAGGCCAGCATGAATGGCAAGGAAATCTTTCCCGGAGCTGGCCCTATTCGCATCAATTTTGCTAAGCCGCCCTCTGCCTCGAATACCCCCGGTCACGACGGAGTTTTCCCTTCACCCAGCCCCGACCCCTTCTCGAAGAACCAGGACAACTCGCACAGTACCTCATccggcgctgccgctgaCAATGGCAGCTCAGCCGCCCAGTCAGCTAACGCTGCTCCCACTGTGCCTCCTCTGTCAGAGATGACGAGTGACATTCTGCATATCGTGAAGCAATTCCAGGCTTCTGACGAAGACACTGCCAAGATCTCTCGCAGCCTCCAATCCTCTATCCAGTTTACCAACTTTGTCGACGAGATCCCTCCCATCCGGGAGCCGGCCCACACGCGGGTTCACGATGCTCCGAGACTCAGAGACATTAGGAAGAGAATTGACAACCAGAGTTTGTCTCAGGCAGAGATTGAGACGACCGCCCTCGATATGCTGCCGGAGATCGCCGAACTCTCGTCTGACTACCTCGGCAACACTGTCGTACAGAAGCTTTTTGAGCATTGCTCCGACGAACTTCGGGACGCCATGCTTGCTGAGATCGCTCCTCACATGGCGGAAATTGGCGTACACAAGAACGGTACTTGGGCCGCTCAGAAGATTATCGACGTCTGCAAGACTCCTCATCAGATGACCTTGATTGTCGAGAATCTGCGCCCCTACACGATCCCTCTGTTCCTCGACCAGTACGGCAACTATGTTCTTCAGGGCTGCCTCAAGTTCGGCGCCCCTTTCAACGACTTTATCTTTGAGACGATGCTCAGTCGGATGTGGGAGGTGTCCCAGGGTCGCTACGGTGCCCGAGCTATGCGTGCCTGCTTAGAGAGCCACCACGCCACCAAGGAGCAGCAACGGATGCTTGCTGCCGCAATCGCCTTGCACAGCGTCCAGCTTGccaccaacgccaacggAGCTCTTCTATTGACCTGGTTCCTAGACACCTGCACATTCCCCCAGCGCAGGACAGTTTTGTCGCCTCAACTTGTCCCCTGTCTGGTGCACCTGTGCACCCACAAGGTCGCCTATCTCACCGTGCTGAAGGTGATTAACCAGAaggccgagcccgaggcTCGGGACACCATTCTCAAGGCTCTCTTCTTCACGCCCAACGACCAAGTCCTAGAGGCGATCCTCAGCGACCATGCCTGCGGCGCTACCCTCATTTTCAAGGTTCTCACGACCCCTTTCTTCGATGAGAGCATCCGCAGCCAGGTGGTTGAGAATGTCAAGAACGTTTTGGTGCGCATCAAAGCTCAGCCCGGTCAGGGCTACAAGCGCTTGATGGACGAAGTTGGCTTGTCTACTCGCAACAGCGGTGGTGGCGGGCGTGACCACGGGCACGGCAactccaacaacaacagcaacaacagcagcggcagcaacactgagcagcggcagcgaccTGCTTCCCGACAGGCCAGTATGAGCAACCATCACCAACAGGCGGCCCACATGAACAAGCAGCAGTACTACAACCCGTTGAACTCGTCTGCCAACGCCTCCAACTACGAGTTGGGCTTCGGCGCCCAGCGCAGCGAACCTGCCGATGCGAGCATGCCACCTTTCCCTCCCTACGGTGTCCAGAACTCCATGTACAACCAATCGAACTCGCCGATGCCGACCCCCGCGAACTTGCAGCAGCTGCAATACCAGCAGAACATGCTCAACCGCGCAACGCCTCCTGTTAACAATTTCTTCCCCCCAATGCAAGCAGGCTTCGGCGGCtacagcagcagcccgaGTCCATCGATCGATCAGTACCGCGGCCAGAATTTGGCCAACGGCAGCCCTATCCAGCCGCCAGCAAGCCAGCTCCCTCAGATGCCTTCTGGCCAAACTCCGTACGCACCCCCCGGCTTTGGCATGAACATGGGCATGACGGGCTACGGTGGCTACGGCAACATGGGGGCCATGCAGAGCATGGCGTATATGCAGCAGGAGCAAGTCAATGGAAGACGTGGCCGAGTAAGCCAATCCCCATTCGCatcccagcagcagcaacagcagcaacaacagtaTCAGCGAAACCAGTGGCATGACTGA
- a CDS encoding Snf5/smarcb1/ini1 → MAAQPSTSTPTAAGATASSSASTSAPVSNDHDGTPRSVAAKALPVRDRDSFSKLQVERYVTRDWHHSVAMKDAQERFEKDMQQTRDKIDDYNIIKTQRAYFPPSKLYGEGYRGYGNGYTDIDPRMRAPFPAQVIYPSQKLRPGKRQSHPLRWKKKELKKQAEQHEELVPIRIDVDWEKIKLRDTFTWNLHDRIIPAELFAQHLVEDLGVPLDSQHKPVLDQVILQIRDQLNDFYPLVFSEEDALDPELPYSAYKNDEMRVLIKLNVTIGGVTLVDQFEWDINNPLNSPEEFAASMTRDMSLSGEFTTAIAHSIREQCQLFTRSLYSVGHPFDGRPVEDPDLVAAFLPSPLPSVFRPQQQAKEYAPYLYELSDADLERNEVIFSRELRRQKRSINRRGGPQLPDLKERQRTIRTLLVSSVLPGAATNIEESTLYKRVAGAPTTRKRPGARDGEVSDSDDSEDSGPDSPGVSQLGGGTARTRGLRGAASAAQQRITNLGRSETPEASIVHHHETRRNAGRSMRDTRDETEEPTQLIVTLKVGKDKLRRLLQNPRARFTPSGSQTPSTPAHARIPGAAAAAAAAASSMPPPSTPASNSQALPTTLGTPLPQGQIGRQPAPPPVAGQPPPPAPPPPEWLKNCLQQLKTTYPFDNFEGMMKYSAINPDTEMPISVPAGSQPPEGAKWMFLPRIRCLDCPGKLYTPGPEMTAGNFEVHLRNKQHRQKVDAREGKDTSQSATGTS, encoded by the exons ATGGCCGCGCAGCCATCCACGTCCACGCCCACCGCGGCCGGCGCGACAGCATCCTCCTCAGCCTCCACGTCCGCGCCTGTCTCCAACGATCACGATGGCACGCCCCggtccgtcgccgccaaggcgcTCCCCGTCCGGGACAGGGACTCGTTCAGTAAGCTGCAGGTCGAGCGCTACGTCACGCGCGATTGGCACCACTCCGTCGCGATGAAGGACGCCCAGGAGCGCTTCGAGAAGGATATGCAGCAGACAAGGGATAAGATCGATGACTACAACATCATCAAGACCCAGCGCGCTTACTTCCCTCCGAGCAAACTATACGGCGAAGGCTACCGCGGCTACGGGAACGGTTACACCGATATCGACCCGCGCATGAGAGCGCCCTTTCCTGCCCAGGTCATCTACCCGAGCCAGAAGCTGCGGCCGGGGAAACGCCAGTCGCATCCGCTCcgatggaagaagaaggaactGAAGAAGCAGGCGGAGCAGCACGAAGAACTTGTGCCGATACGGATAGACGTGGACTGGGAAAAGATCAAGCTTCGCGATACCTTCACCTGGAACCTCCACGACAGGATAATCCCGGCCGAGCTTTTCGCGCAGCATCTCGTCGAAGATTTGGGCGTTCCCCTGGACTCCCAGCACAAGCCCGTTCTCGATCAAGTCATCTTGCAGATACGCGACCAGCTCAACGACTTCTACCCCCTGGTTTTCTCTGAAGAAGATGCGCTCGACCCGGAGCTGCCATACTCTGCTTACAAGAATGATGAGATGAGGGTGCTGATCAAACTCAACGTCACCATCGGCGGTGTCACCTTGGTCGACCAGTTTGAATGGGACATTAACAATCCTCTCAACTCTCCAGAAGAGTTCGCCGCCTCTATGACTCGCGATATGTCGCTGTCGGGCGAGTTCACTACTGCCATCGCACACAGCATTCGGGAACAGTGTCAACTTTTCACACGGAGCTTGTACAGCGTCGGGCACCCCTTCGATGGCCGCCCCGTCGAAGACCCCGATTTGGTCGCCGCTTTCCTGCCATCCCCGCTGCCGTCCGTCTTCAGgccccagcagcaggccaAGGAGTACGCGCCGTATCTGTACGAGCTCAGTGATGCCGATTTGGAGCGCAACGAGGTCATCTTCTCCCGAGAATTGCGGCGTCAAAAGCGGTCCATCAACCGGCGCGGCGGCCCGCAGCTTCCAGATCTCAAAGAAAGACAGCGCACAATCAGAACGCTCCTCGTATCGTCCGTGCTCCCGGGAGCTGCCACGAATATCGAAGAGAGCACACTATACAAACGTGTTGCCGGCGCTCCGACCACTCGCAAGAGGCCAGGGGCACGCGACGGCGAAGTGTCCGATTCTGACGATAGTGAAGACTCGGGGCCGGATTCGCCGGGTGTCTCTCAACTAGGTGGTGGTACGGCCAGGACCAGGGGCCTTCGCGGCGCTGCAAGTGCTGCTCAGCAAAGGATTACAAATCTGGGTCGTTCAGAAACCCCCGAGGCGAGCATCGTCCACCACCACGAGACTCGCCGAAACGCCGGCCGGTCGATGCGTGATACCCGGGACGAGACCGAAGAGCCTACTCAGCTGATCGTCACGCTGAAGGTCGGAAAGGACAAGCTGAGGAGACTGCTCCAGAACCCGAGAGCAAGGTTCACGCCGAGCGGATCACAGACCCCATCAACACCCGCACATGCTCGCATACCCGGcgcagcagctgctgcggcggcggcggcgagctcgatgCCTCCACCGTCTACGCCAGCTTCCAACAGCCAGGCACTTCCTACTACGCTTGGCACGCCTCTACCTCAGGGCCAGATTGGTCGACAACCTGCACCGCCACCCGTCGCCGGCCAACCGCCACCACCTGCT CCTCCGCCCCCTGAATGGCTCAAGAACTGCTTACAGCAGCTCAAGACTACGTACCCCTTTGACAACTTTGAGGGCATGATGAAGTACTCGGCCATCAATCCGGACACGGAGATGCCCATATCAGTGCCAGCAGGATCGCAGCCTCCAGAGGGTGCCAAATGGATGTTCCTCCCACGCATTCGTTGCCTCGACTGCCCCGGCAAGCTGTATACTCCTGGCCCTGAAATGACGGCCGGCAACTTCGAGGTCCACCTGCGAAATAAGCAGCATCGTCAGAAGGTCGACGCCAGAGAGGGCAAGGATACGTCACAGTCAGCTACTGGCACATCATAG
- a CDS encoding Membrane protein has product MAFFGLDLAQKGLSLYTLPAALAMAMLPNIYAAELSGPHYDLCNPRKLQNSIIADDKLEKIVKERILRAKAASENAFETLGFHSAAVVAANVAGVDPHTVNVLTLGYVVCRALYNIIYVRLQDNRNFGPLRSLVWMVSIGISLSLYFKAAAQLASS; this is encoded by the exons ATGGCTTTCTTCGGTCTTGATCTTGCCCAGAAGGGTCTTTCCCTCTACACT CTCCCGGCAGCTCTTGCGATGGCGATGCTGCCCAACATCTACGCCGCCGAATTGTCAGGACCGCATTATGACCTTTGCAACCCGCGAAAGCTTCAGAACAGCATCATCGCTGATGACAAGCTGGAGAAGATC GTAAAGGAACGTATCCTCCGCGCCAAGGCGGCGTCCGAAAACGCCTTCGAGACGCTGGGTTTCCATtctgccgccgtcgtggctGCCAACGTAGCCGGCGTCGATCCTCACACCGTCAACGTCCTTACCCTTGGCTACGTGGTCTGCCGAGCTCTGTATAACATCATTTACGTACGTCTGCAGGACAATCGCAACTTTGGCCCGCTGCGAAGCCTTGTGTGGATGGTTAGCATCGGGATCAGCCTCAGCCTGTATTTCAAGGCAGCTGCCCAGCTGGCGTCTTCCTAG
- a CDS encoding Curved dna-binding protein (42 kDa protein) translates to MANSVIDYTLNNPDTLTKYKTAAQISEKVLAAVAELIVPGEKIVAICEKGDKLIEEELAKVYRGKKVNKGFSHPTTVSPASFVTPYTPLTTDEAEANAEIKEGEPIKIQLGAQIDGFGSIVCDTVIAANKDKSGEEITGRSADLILANYYANELLLRLMIPPGLLASGTDEEKAKAASAKAPTQQKITSLLEKVVKSYDCNLVESTTSWLFERNEIEGKKKIVLAPAEGTKGDGVPEIGEVWGVEMGVSLGAGKIKTYDQRTTLHRRTTTNYGLKRPTSRKILSEVQKKFGTFPFSLRQLEDERDAKSGVVECVRGNVFRAYEVVGDKDNSPVARYLSTIAITKNGITKLGAPPALDLNKVKSDKKIEDEEILKILEQPLSRNTGKSKNKNKKKKKSAKKAAAGGDEEEDSDEE, encoded by the exons ATGGCTAACAGTGTCATAGACTACACCCTTAACAACCCCGACACGCTCACCAAGTACAAGACCGCCGCTCAGATCTCTGAGAAGGTCTTGGCTGCTGTCGCCGAGCTCATCGTTCCTGGCGAGAAGATCGTTGCCATCTGCGAGAAGGGTGACAAGCtcatcgaggaggagcttgCCAAGGTCTACCGCGGAAAGAAGGTCAACAAGG GCTTCTCCCATCCTACCACCGTCTCCCCAGCTTCCTTCGTGACGCCGTACACCCCGCTCACCACcgatgaggccgaggccaacgctgagatcaaggagggcgagccCATCAAGATCCAGCTCGGTGCCCAGATCGATGGCTTTGGCTCCATCGTCTGTGACACCGTCATCGCAGCCAACAAGGACAAGTCCGGCGAGGAGATCACTGGCCGCTCTGCCGACCTGATCCTCGCCAACTACTACGCCAACGAGCTGCTCCTCCGGTTGATGATCCCACCCGGTCTGCTCGCTTCCggcaccgacgaggagaaggccaaggccgcgtCTGCCAAGGCTCCCACCCAGCAGAAGATTACTAGCTTGCTCGAGAAGGTTGTCAAGTCTTACGACTGCAACCTCGTCGAGAGCACCACCTCATGGCTCTTTGAGCGCAACGAGatcgagggcaagaagaagattgTTCTTGCCCCCGCCGAGGGTACCAAGGGCGATGGCGTTCCCGAGATTGGCGAGGTTTGGGGTGTCGAGATGGGCGTGAGCTTGGGCGCCGGCAAGATCAAGACGTACGACCAGAGAACCACTCTGCACCGtcgcaccaccaccaactACGGCCTCAAGCGCCCGACTTCCCGCAAAATCCTCTCCGAGGTCCAGAAGAAGTTCGGCACCTTCCCCTTCAGCTTGCGGCAGCTTGAGGATGAGCGCGACGCCAAGTCTGGTGTTGTCGAGTGTGTCCGCGGCAACGTCTTCCGCGCATACGAGGTTGTTGGTGACAAGGACAACTCCCCCGTCGCCCGCTACCTCTCGACCATTG CCATCACCAAGAACGGCATCACCAAGCTCGGTGCCCCCCCTGCTCTGGACCTCAACAAGGTTAAGTCGGACAAGAAGattgaggacgaggagattCTTAAGATCTTGGAGCAGCCCCTTTCCAGAAATACCGGAAAGagcaagaacaagaacaagaagaagaagaagtccgcgaagaaggccgccgcaggaggtgatgaggaagaggacagCGACGAAGAGTAA
- a CDS encoding PHD-finger domain-containing protein: MIHTTEQRHELTRLQASESERLPVWSKARRSGALESPAVMMPTSTRATRSRFSSPHQHANGGTEPAKKTNGTSEASRTFMQKWLEPTVQSKPSFEEAGLVRYGVTENMAPLGSLPKAQATKKQGQDGAGPVRKIILKSSSASSAAAAAAAAAAAAAAGTEGAAGAAAAAAAKRSETPPSFLPSPSPPPPAVVQKASKKILPARGLYDDEEDEDCTPKAATGKGLGRRASASQKSLSRSSVGHRASSSVRQVVPSSDAVQPSEPTSENKELVEKAVEVAVNEALRHYRYPTAWALRTLYDENSSDPDFLSMLEDVYNQKADEDTLDEFSRLIENKKREGKKDNQACYYFVPPSTVSRFTPHKPKPAPYGHLLVKSEDQEVTPTKNPGKYSKASESSLDEMDLDDESTLLAAETTMAPTTPLRKRARRDSASSDSSLSELSASPSLPPDSPSPSSPPVPAGCQQGDSHSRPHSAKTPATAAVADTEATSTSAPPPIDLQPMKRRGRSVAAKTSVSDASNPNSPTLPPNISQAAGAGNMPGRLSSPIFPNLSSTAPPSKPAGKKNGNKDKAPRVLQSDDATSARRRNARDSTISQTPQPESHIRGSDMRSRAGSVAASSPAVNLRKSTRTPAPNPSLNLILSTRTTRSAKRTHDEIDSTSSPTAPSFLGDLTPTASSRAATPTNLRPTKKQRTGLRIKTSPMKKKGGTAAGVPRASGEGGASTVNGGPTNQDENDDYCSACGGVGDLVCCENCSRSFHFECVDLGLGDTLPEEWFCNVCSSNRYPARVPDHQGAFGGLLNSLEKTNPRAFKLPHRVQVYFEGVKVGPEGEYEDIVVPTKPKKKGYEETPDFFKIRDGDGSAVLCHNCQLPAADNRAILPCSQCSLYWHLDCLDPPLAIPPVLRTWRCPMHADDLLAELPKELAPAHRFRKIKGAPAITPAFSRGMKNNGIIEIEDEESEDEATGWNDVKTFGRVYKLPAKGIVLDFISQLRKDGAGYINSSPTSANTQPPPQPQPVTLSLDTRSRVEQQTALNLVELASSQPTTKLDDLMQALLTTADPAILSLIARGSADNFARGEISDADRQSLQAMLAQMDAMSNRIRGLLGASPPDAGAHSAEGCQNTLGGGDIDGAESAQGDIPSLKNESVEPPADLPTPATTTQDNPETFNSLGEKSSQDVPNDTNDDDVPIMDID; this comes from the exons ATGATCCACACCACAGAACAAAGACACGAACTAACGCGATTGCAGGCGTCCGAGTCGGAGCGTTTGCCTGTCTGgtcgaaggcgaggaggtcaGGGGCCCTCGAGAGCCCAGCTGTCATGATGCCCACAAGCACGAGAGCCACGCGGTCGCGATTCTCCAGCCCGCACCAGCACGCCAACGGAGGAACGGAACCAGCCAAGAAAACGAATGGGACGAGCGaggcctcgaggaccttcATGCAGAAATGGTTGGAGCCGACGGTGCAAAGCAAGCCAAGCTTCGAGGAGGCTGGATTGGTGCGATACGGCGTCACGGAGAACATGGCGCCCCTCGGGTCCCTTCCTAAAGCAcaggcgacgaagaagcaggGTCAGGATGGCGCGGGACCCGTCAGGAAGATCATCCTAAAGTCGAGCTCAGCaagttcggcggcggcggcggcggcggcggcagcagcagcggcggcggcaggtaCGGAAGGTGCGGCaggtgcggcggcggcagcagcagcaaagcGCTCAGAAACACCACCCTCGTTCCTTCCATcgccttcaccaccacctcctgcCGTGGTTCAGAAAGCTTCAAAAAAAATTCTGCCTGCTCGGGGCCTGtatgacgacgaagaggacgaggactgcACGCCCAAAGCAGCCACTGGAAAGGGCCTGGGTCGCCGTGCATCTGCCTCACAGAAAAGCCTGTCGCGCTCCTCGGTAGGTCATCGCGCATCATCGTCGGTTCGTCAAGTAGTGCCCTCTAGCGACGCCGTGCAGCCTTCAGAACCGACATCCGAGAACAAGGAGCTTGTCGAaaaggccgtcgaggtcgccgtcaACGAAGCGCTCCGGCACTATCGCTATCCCACTGCGTGGGCACTCCGGACCCTCTACGACGAAAATTCTTCCGACCCAGACTTCCTGTCCATGCTGGAGGACGTCTACAACCAAAAAGCCGACGAAGACACTCTCGACGAGTTTTCGCGCCTTATCGAGAacaaaaagagagaaggcAAGAAGGATAACCAGGCTTGCTACTATTTTGTACCCCCTTCCACCGTCTCTCGCTTCACCCCTCACAAGCCTAAGCCGGCACCTTACGGCCACCTCCTTGTCAAGTCTGAGGATCAGGAAGTCACGCCGACTAAAAATCCTGGCAAGTACAGCAAGGCATCGGAATCTTCCCTTGACGAAATggacctggacgacgagtCTACCCTActggcggccgagacgaccATGGCTCCCACGACGCCGTTGCGCAAGCGCGCCCGGAGGGACTCTGCAAGCAGCGACTCGTCGCTGTCGGAGCTTTCAGCGTCTCCGTCGCTGCCCCCCGACTCACCTTCTCCCAGCTCTCCGCCCGTCCCCGCCGGATGCCAGCAAGGGGACAGCCACAGTCGCCCTCACAGTGCCAAGACGCCTGCCACGGCCGCTGTCGCCGACACCGAGGCCACCTCGACCAGCGCACCACCACCAATCGACCTTCAGCCAATGAAGAGACGCGGCAGATCCGTCGCTGCTAAGACGAGCGTGTCTGACGCATCCAACCCAAACTCAcccaccctccccccaaacATATCTCAAGCTGCAGGGGCTGGCAACATGCCTGGTCGACTTTCTTCGCCCATCTTCCCCAACCTttcgtcgacggcaccaCCATCGAAGCCGGCTGGCAAGAAGAACGGCAACAAGGACAAGGCTCCCCGCGTATTGCAGAGCGACGATGCAACCTCCGCACGCAGAAGAAATGCACGCGATAGTACCATCAGCCAGACGCCCCAGCCCGAGAGCCACATCCGCGGATCGGACATGAGAAGCAGGGCCGGTTCCGTGGCTGCCTCGTCGCCAGCGGTGAACCTGCGCAAGTCGACCCGTACGCCCGCTCCTAACCCGAGCCTCAATCTGATCCTGAGCACGAGGACCACGAGATCGGCCAAGAGGACTCACGACGAGATTGACAGCACCAGCTCTCCGACCGCGCCGTCATTCCTCGGAGACCTCACGCCAACGGCGAGCTCCAGGGCTGCGACGCCTACAAACCTTCGTCCAACGAAGAAGCAGCGGACCGGTCTGCGCATCAAAACTTC GCCtatgaagaagaagggaggaACCGCGGCTGGTGTGCCCCGAGCtagcggcgagggcggtgcATCCACGGTCAACGGAGGCCCAACGAACCAA gacgagaacgacgacTATTGCTCGGCGTGCGGTGGTGTCGGGGATCTCGTGTGCTGCGAAAATTGTTCCAGATCGTTTCATTTCGAGTgtgttgaccttggcctgGGCGACACCCTCCCCGAGGAGTGGTTTTGCAATGTCTGTTCCAGCAACAGATACCCAGCCAGGGTCCCCGATCACCAGGGTGCCTTTGGCGGTTTGCTAAACAGTCTGGAGAAGACCAATCCTCGAGCCTTCAAGCTGCCTCACCGTGTTCAGGTGTACTTTgagggcgtcaaggtcggTCCTGAGGGCGAGTATGAGGATATCGTGGTACCGACTAAGCCCAA GAAGAAAGGGTATGAAGAAACCCCAGACTTCTTCAAGATTCGGGATGGAGATGGCTCTGCTGTTCTCTGCCATAATTGCCAACTCCCAGCAGCCGACAATCGCGCCATCCTTCCCTGCAGTCAATGCAGCCTTTACTGGCATTTGGACTGCCTTGACCCTCCCCTGGCAATCCCGCCTGTTTTGCGGACATGGCGTTGCCCGATGCACGCAGACGATCTATTGGCTGAGTTGCCCAAAGAACTTGCACCTGCTCACCGCTTCCGGAAGATCAAAGGAGCTCCTGCCATCACCCCAGCCTTCAGCCGTGGCATGAAGAACAATGGCATCATTGAGATTGAAGATGAAGAGTCTGAGGATGAAGCGACAGGCTGGAATGATGTGAAGACTTTTGGCCGTGTATACAAGTTACCTGCCAAAGGCATAGTCCTTGACTTCATTTCTCA GCTTCGAAAAGATGGTGCTGGCTACATCAATAGTTCACCGACTTCAGCCAATACCCAGCCACCGCCACAGCCACAGCCAGTCACTCTGTCCCTGGACACTCGTTCGCGTGTGGAGCAGCAGACAGCACTCAACTTAGTTGAATTGGCATCCAGCCAGCCAACTACTAAGCTTGACGATCTCATGCAGGCCTTGCTG ACAACTGCCGATCCAGCTATCCTCTCTCTTATAGCACGCGGCAGTGCTGACAATTTTGCCCGCGGCGAAATTAGTGATGCAGACAGACAAAGTCTTCAAGCAATGCTGGCCCAGATGGACGCAATGTCCAACAGAATCAGAGGCCTACTTGGAGCTAGTCCGCCAGATGCTGGTGCACACAGCGCTGAGGGTTGCCAAAACAcacttggcggcggcgatatTGACGGCGCCGAAAGCGCTCAGGGCGATATTCCCTCGTTGAAAAATGAGTCTGTTGAGCCTCCTGCCGACTTGCCTACGCCTGCAACCACCACACAGGACAATCCAGAGACTTTCAACAGCTTGGGTGAGAAGTCATCTCAAGACGTACCTAACGACAcaaacgacgacgatgtgcCCATCATGGATATTGATTAG